The Vespa velutina chromosome 25, iVesVel2.1, whole genome shotgun sequence genome has a segment encoding these proteins:
- the LOC124957329 gene encoding ornithine decarboxylase-like isoform X1 has translation MKVTNLDERIHVLDNDSNVMTVIKDIAMSGLQEEAFYVLDIGDIVRKHQIWKEKLPRVDPYYAVKCNDNLIVIEVLAALGIGFDCASKTEINKVLSIGVDPSRIVFANPAKPASHIRHAAAMGVETMTVDNESELHKIKKLFPTAKVIIRIRCDAEVAQCQLGMKFGCEPTQEAPNLLRLARILNLDVVGISFHVGSGCQDPPVYQRAIHHSRLLFDLASDLGFNPYLLDIGGGYPGNKGSTIDKIADIINKALDEYFNTDDVHIIAEPGRFYVASAFTLATSIHSKRSVRGDENSPNSITHNMYYINDGVYGSFNCLLYDHQRVTPLPLKNGCGKMIPSSIWGPTCDGLDQVVENILLYEMDLGDWIIFENMGAYTLPVASPFNGFPVPKVHVVADESIWLLLKDALPLTEDHFVIGNTPANLRLGLDIGGTDIDAWNSPTTIELASAEMLTEDATTSSPFIYDYVEVDPLN, from the exons atGAAGGTAACAAATTTGGATGAACGTATCCATGTGTTGGACAATGACTCAAATGTCATGACCGTCATCAAAGATATTGCAATGAGCGGATTGCAAGAAGAAGCTTTCTATGTACTTGACATTGGAGATATTGTGCGCAAACATCAAATTTGGAAGGAGAAATTGCCACGTGTTGATCCATATTAtg cTGTCAAGTGTAAcgataatttaattgtaattgaaGTCTTGGCCGCGCTTGGAATTGGATTCGATTGTGCTTCTaaa aCTGAAATTAATAAGGTATTAAGTATTGGAGTTGATCCATCCAGAATTGTATTTGCTAATCCTGCTAAACCAGCTTCACATATACGTCATGCTGCTGCTATGGGAGTCGAAACAATGACAGTAGATAATGAAAGCGAATTGCATAAAATCAAAAAGCTTTTTCCAACAGCCAAG GTTATAATTCGTATTCGTTGTGACGCAGAAGTAGCCCAATGTCAGCTTGGTATGAAATTTGGTTGCGAACCAACACAGGAAGCTCCTAATCTTTTACGGCTTGCAAGAATATTAAACTTAGATGTTGTTGGTATAAGCTTTCACGTTGGATCAGGATGTCAGGATCCACCTGTTTATCAACGAGCCATTCATCATTCAAGATTGTTGTTTGATTTAGCATCTGACCTTGGATTTAATCCATATCTATTAGATATTGGTGGTGGTTATCCAGGAAATAAAGGGAGTACCATTGACAAAATTGCTGATATCATTAACAAAGCTCttgatgaatattttaata cTGATGACGTACACATAATTGCTGAGCCTGGTAGATTCTACGTAGCATCTGCATTTACTTTAGCCACAAGTATTCACAGCAAGCGTTCAGTTCGTGGCGATGAAAATTCTCCAAATTCAATAACGcacaatatgtattatatcaatGATGGCGTTTATGGatcttttaattgtttattatatgatCATCAACGTGTAACACCCCTTCCCCTAAAG AATGGTTGTGGAAAGATGATACCCTCAAGTATTTGGGGACCGACTTGTGATGGTCTAGATCAAgttgttgaaaatattctcttatatGAAATGGATCTTGGCGATTggattatttttgaaaatatggGCGCATATACATTGCCTGTAGCTTCACCATTTAATGGATTCCCAGTACCAAAGGTTCATGTTGTTGCTGACGAAAGCATTTG GCTTTTATTGAAAGATGCATTGCCCTTAACCGAAGATCATTTTGTAATCGGTAACACACCAGCTAACTTAAGACTTGGCCTGGACATTGGTGGAACTGATATTGATGCATGGAATAGTCCAACAACAATTGAATTGGCATCCGCTGAAATGTTAACAGAAGATGCAACAACATCATCTCCATTCATCTATGATTATGTTGAGGTCGATCCACTAAATTAG
- the LOC124957329 gene encoding ornithine decarboxylase-like isoform X2 has product MKVTNLDERIHVLDNDSNVMTVIKDIAMSGLQEEAFYVLDIGDIVRKHQIWKEKLPRVDPYYAVKCNDNLIVIEVLAALGIGFDCASKTEINKVLSIGVDPSRIVFANPAKPASHIRHAAAMGVETMTVDNESELHKIKKLFPTAKVIIRIRCDAEVAQCQLGMKFGCEPTQEAPNLLRLARILNLDVVGISFHVGSGCQDPPVYQRAIHHSRLLFDLASDLGFNPYLLDIGGGYPGNKGSTIDKIADIINKALDEYFNTDDVHIIAEPGRFYVASAFTLATSIHSKRSVRGDENSPNSITHNMYYINDGVYGSFNCLLYDHQRVTPLPLKNGCGKMIPSSIWGPTCDGLDQVVENILLYEMDLGDWIIFENMGAYTLPVASPFNGFPVPKVHVVADESI; this is encoded by the exons atGAAGGTAACAAATTTGGATGAACGTATCCATGTGTTGGACAATGACTCAAATGTCATGACCGTCATCAAAGATATTGCAATGAGCGGATTGCAAGAAGAAGCTTTCTATGTACTTGACATTGGAGATATTGTGCGCAAACATCAAATTTGGAAGGAGAAATTGCCACGTGTTGATCCATATTAtg cTGTCAAGTGTAAcgataatttaattgtaattgaaGTCTTGGCCGCGCTTGGAATTGGATTCGATTGTGCTTCTaaa aCTGAAATTAATAAGGTATTAAGTATTGGAGTTGATCCATCCAGAATTGTATTTGCTAATCCTGCTAAACCAGCTTCACATATACGTCATGCTGCTGCTATGGGAGTCGAAACAATGACAGTAGATAATGAAAGCGAATTGCATAAAATCAAAAAGCTTTTTCCAACAGCCAAG GTTATAATTCGTATTCGTTGTGACGCAGAAGTAGCCCAATGTCAGCTTGGTATGAAATTTGGTTGCGAACCAACACAGGAAGCTCCTAATCTTTTACGGCTTGCAAGAATATTAAACTTAGATGTTGTTGGTATAAGCTTTCACGTTGGATCAGGATGTCAGGATCCACCTGTTTATCAACGAGCCATTCATCATTCAAGATTGTTGTTTGATTTAGCATCTGACCTTGGATTTAATCCATATCTATTAGATATTGGTGGTGGTTATCCAGGAAATAAAGGGAGTACCATTGACAAAATTGCTGATATCATTAACAAAGCTCttgatgaatattttaata cTGATGACGTACACATAATTGCTGAGCCTGGTAGATTCTACGTAGCATCTGCATTTACTTTAGCCACAAGTATTCACAGCAAGCGTTCAGTTCGTGGCGATGAAAATTCTCCAAATTCAATAACGcacaatatgtattatatcaatGATGGCGTTTATGGatcttttaattgtttattatatgatCATCAACGTGTAACACCCCTTCCCCTAAAG AATGGTTGTGGAAAGATGATACCCTCAAGTATTTGGGGACCGACTTGTGATGGTCTAGATCAAgttgttgaaaatattctcttatatGAAATGGATCTTGGCGATTggattatttttgaaaatatggGCGCATATACATTGCCTGTAGCTTCACCATTTAATGGATTCCCAGTACCAAAGGTTCATGTTGTTGCTGACGAAAGCATTTG a